The Streptomyces sp. NBC_00306 sequence GAGCCGCTCGCCCCGCAGCCCCGCCATCCAGATCGAGCCCCGCGCGTACGCGATACCGCTCGGGGACGCCTCGGACGTCTTCCAGACCGCCACCGGCTGCACGAAGCCGGACCCGCCGCCCTTGCCCTCGACCTCCGGCCAGCCGTAGTTCTTTCCCGGCTCGATCAGATTCAGCTCGTCCCAGGTGTTCTGCCCGAACTCCGATGCCCACAGCCGCTTCTCGGAGTCCCAGGCCAGCCCTTGCACATTGCGGTGCCCCCACGAGTAGACGACCGAGTCGGCGTCCGGATTGCCGTGCACCGGCTGCCCGTCCGGGGTCATCCGCAGGATCTTGCCGCCCAGCGACTTCTTGTCCTGCGCGAGCCCCGTCTCACCCGTCTCGCCCGTGCCCGCGTAGAGCATCTTGTCGGGGCCGAACGCGATCCGTCCGCCGTTGTGGATGGAGCCCTTGGGAATGTCGCGCAGCACCGTGTCCGGGGCCCCGAGCTGCTGGCCGGGCGGCTTCCGCTCGTCGTACAGCATGCGGGCGATGCGGTTGTCCGACGCGGTGGTGAAGTACGCGTACACCTGGTGGTCGGAGGCGAAGCTCGGGGAGACGGCGAGGCCCAGCAGCCCGCCCTCGCCCTCCGGGGAGACACCCGGCACCGAGCCGATCTCCGTCTGCTTCCCGGTCTCCACGTCGACGCGGGTGACCGTCCCCTCGTCGCGCGAGCCCACCAGCAGGTCGCCGTCCGCCAGCGCGGCCACGCCCCAGGGGGACTTGAGGTTCTCGGTGAGCGTGGACACCACCTTCGCCGAGCCCTTCGCCGGAGGCGCGGAGGGACTCGCCGCACCGCCGGACGCGGACCCGGTCGGGGCCGGTTTCGCGGTCGCCCCCGACCGGTCGCCCGGGGGCGTGCCGTCATCGGACGAGCACCCGGCGGTGAACACCAGGAGGGCAGCGGCCAGCACGGCCGTCACTGCGGGACGTGGCACAGGACTGATCCTTTCGACGGCTGCGGAAGCTGCCTGACTACCCTTCCTACACCGCCCGGGCCCCCGAGGTTCCCGATCTTCCCGACCGGACCGCACGAGTTGCCGTCAGTCCCAAGATCCGCGTGCCGGCGGCAGTCCCGCGACCTCCGCCACGTCCCGGGCCGACAGCGCCAGCCGCACCGCGTCCGCGTTCTCCACCGCCCATCGCTCCCGCTTCGCCCCCGGAACGGCCACCACATGCCGCCCCCGGCCCAGCACCCAGGCCAGTGCCACCTGCGCGGGAGTGGTGTCCGGGCCGTGCCGCTCCGCGATCCGCCGCAGGCCGGCGACGACGGGCTGGTTCGCCGCCATCATCTCGGCCGTGAACCGCGGATGCCGTGCCCGTACGTCGTCCGGCTCGAAGCCCTGCCCCGGCGTGAGCGTCCCGCTCAGAAACCCGTTCCCCAGCGGCATGGCCGCCAGGAAGCCCACTCCGCGCGCCTCGCACCACGGCAGCAGCCGCTCCAGCGCGTCCGGGGACCACACCGACAGTTCCGCCTGCACGGCGCTGACCGGGAAGACCTGCTGGACGCGTTCCAGCTGGCGGATCGTTCCCTCGTACAGATGCGCGCCGGAGCGCCGCGACGCACGGGCCCCGACCGCGCACAGTCCCAGCGCGCGCACCTTCCCGGCGCCCACCAGTTCCGCCATCGCTCCCCAGGTCTCCTCGACGGGGACCTCGGGGTCGGCGCGGTGCAGTTGGTAGAGGTCGATCACATCGGTCTGGAGCCGG is a genomic window containing:
- a CDS encoding PQQ-dependent sugar dehydrogenase translates to MPRPAVTAVLAAALLVFTAGCSSDDGTPPGDRSGATAKPAPTGSASGGAASPSAPPAKGSAKVVSTLTENLKSPWGVAALADGDLLVGSRDEGTVTRVDVETGKQTEIGSVPGVSPEGEGGLLGLAVSPSFASDHQVYAYFTTASDNRIARMLYDERKPPGQQLGAPDTVLRDIPKGSIHNGGRIAFGPDKMLYAGTGETGETGLAQDKKSLGGKILRMTPDGQPVHGNPDADSVVYSWGHRNVQGLAWDSEKRLWASEFGQNTWDELNLIEPGKNYGWPEVEGKGGGSGFVQPVAVWKTSEASPSGIAYARGSIWMAGLRGERLWRIPLAGTKASADPQSFLEEEHGRLRTVLAVGGSDLWLVTSETDNRGTPAAGDDKILKVDVT
- a CDS encoding aldo/keto reductase, with the translated sequence MERRTIGAAALETGAVGLGCMPMSWAYSTSQQRGDRSLRTVHAALDAGSTLLDTADMYGPFTNELLVGRVLKERRRDAFVSTKVGLLVGDQHVVANGRAGYVKRACDASLRRLQTDVIDLYQLHRADPEVPVEETWGAMAELVGAGKVRALGLCAVGARASRRSGAHLYEGTIRQLERVQQVFPVSAVQAELSVWSPDALERLLPWCEARGVGFLAAMPLGNGFLSGTLTPGQGFEPDDVRARHPRFTAEMMAANQPVVAGLRRIAERHGPDTTPAQVALAWVLGRGRHVVAVPGAKRERWAVENADAVRLALSARDVAEVAGLPPARGSWD